The nucleotide sequence CTCACAAGCTATTTTTAAAAACCGCCAATCTATAACAAAACTCGTATCATTGGAAATATTGAAGGGGGGTGTAAATGCTAGACTACTTAAGTTCCGTGGTACTTTTCTGTCGTGGTGTAAAACTGAACcttttttggaattggcaAAAAACATTCATTTCACAAAATTACTaaatattacacaaacaataTAGTTTGGGTCACAATAAGAGAAGGAATTAAAGACGAGGGCATGAAAGATGAATAAGTGGGGCACTGACACGAGGGGCAAAAaatggtttcaaaattttgccGAAAAGGGGCACAATTTACAATTAAACAAAGGAGAACAAAATGACAAGTtgaaataaacaatagaGAGAAACGATGTACAATCATCCGattgaaaccaaaattaaCTTTTCTTTAATATTGGAGGTCTTCTAAGAAATAATCAAGAGACGCGTAAACGAACAAGCttaattttgtattgttctATTAAGAAAAGTcttgtgtgtgtgtatgtgtgtgtggAGGTTTTTGTGTAGCAAAGGTCTTTTCCTCGGCATAAAGATGATAAAATCTTAATATCCAAAGTATAATTTCTAGTCAAGTTTGACACAGACGAATGAATACAACTATCGaataaataataaacaatcTCATAGTATATAAACTCTACTTTTTCGAAAGCATAACTGGATGAAATATGTAAAAGCAAGAAAACAAACATTCTTCTGAGTTGAtgtgttgaatttttcgTTCAAGTCCCTTGTGAGCTAAATTATTTTAAGTTGAGAAAACAACACAAAGTAAGATCAATACAAAGaattatttgaacaatagATTGACTGAAAGTGTAAGTTTCATTACCATTTTAGGTCAGAGCACAATCTCATCACTTGAATGACAAACATAATAATATGAAACCATTGCAAGATTTGAGGGATTATTTCAAGTACGAGGATTGTAAGAAACAAAAGCCGCAAATTCTCCATTTGGATGTAGTAATCTAGAATTTGCATGTGAATCTAGACTCCTTTTTGTTACTGTATGTTTTAGGGATGTCAttaatatttcaaaaataaatctTCGTACTTTGTCAATAACAGCTTTTGATTGGGTAATATTTAAATCAAACGTTTGTATTCAGTCGGATTGagttattttttattttacgTTTGGTGTCTGCATAAAGTGTTGaatacaacaataataacaatattcaaatacaCCTCCCTATCTATACACCTATGTATCTGTGTACCTCTATATCCATTTTTACACTTTTTGGTTTCAAGTCTTTGTAGCATTAGGCTATGCTTTATCGTGACTCCGacacaaaaaagaaagaaaacaCAAGTAAAGTATCATGAAACCACAGTAAAAGAGATTATACAGGGGGTGTaagaaaaacaaatctCCTTTACttttaaaatttgaagGCAATTTGATAGCAATGACGCCTTTGAATGAGTGTTCTTTTGCATATGCATCGTATTGTAAGCACCTACTATTGAAACGTTGTCATATATGAAATTGCTGCGCATATATAATcgtcatcaccatcatcaccatcaccgCCACCAATGTTATCACCTCACAGTTTGTGAAGTTTGTTTTCATTCCTAAGCTATTGTTGTACAAGCAAAGATACACTCATAATAAGgtgtttattgtttttctattttttcAGCCACAATTACacacaaaaaagaaataaaaagatATTACATCATACACAAAACCACTTACATGAAATTATCACATGCAAATTAGTAGTGTGTTAATTTTATAAGATAGCAATCAAACCTAGTTGTTCCATAGTTAGTTAATAAtaattaaaataaaaataataatataAGATGATGTTTATTTGAGCAAGTCATACGTAATCACCCGAtactaccaccaccaccactactactactagtaataataataataaggagaaagagagaaagagagacAAGCGTGTGTGCATCAATTACATCATAAGATATATGAGACATACACTACTAATACTATTGATACTATTATTAACCACTCAAACAGTCAGTTAGTCTATTGCACATGACTATGAATTTACGACAATATTATTTACATATTACGCTGTAGCTGTGTTATATTTTAACTCATTCTGTTCCATGTTCAGCATGTGATAATTCAATACATCCCATCTCAGTGTTATTTACTCTTTAGTTGATGAGATGAACTAACCAAAGTAGGTGTCTCTCTACAGTACTTTGTGTAGTAGTTTACGTAcatgtatatgtatatgtatatgtatgtTGTGTTAATATTTAGTTACTAGTATTTACTGTTTGTGTATCTATGCTTGTGTTACTGTTATTGTTACCTATAACATTTGATAACATCGACTTTCTGATTACTGTAGAGATAGATATAAAAGCACAACTAAATCCCCTAAAACTACAATTTCTTATAGCAACCTTTGCTTGatttattcttcttcttcttcttttgtctAATAGCATTTCAACGAAGGTATCACAACTACTACATTCCTACGGCTACAAGATTATCCAAGTTTCTAACACTCAGATAACTACTACAGCAAAATTACCtataacaacaatacaagtaaacaaaataaaaaataaaataaaaaccTCCCTTAAttgttttttatttttttacttttgcACGTGCTCAAATAACTACATCTCCACAGTTTTAACACATTAGTCCGACTTTCGTACCAAAGAATCTAGACATGTCTGATATCAACCAAGTTAAACAAAAGGTTAAACAATCCTTGCCAAAGGGTAccaaaaaatttgattcaaaatcacTTCAACATGTCAACAACTACTCCTTAGTTAAACAACTTgagcaattgattttatccATTTCccttttcaaaaccattCATCAACAGTTTGTATTgccaatttatcaatttctcaTCACTAACGTattgtcaatttctccaatttaTGAAATTGCCGACTTAGTTGATGGATTCAATCTTTATTTCCTTGGTGTTTTCGatcatttgtttattgaCTTGCCTAACAAGGTcattaattttgttgtcgtaaatttcatcaagcctatcaatcaacaaattattCATGTTAATAACACATTTTTAAAACCggttgaaaatgaagccgaagattcaattttccaaatttatTACACTattaaatcaattgtgTATAATGCTACATCTActgcattttcaaaatcgaacgaaattcaacatcaaattttatcaacttacaatcaagaattatcatcaacaccagcaaACAAGtcatatttggaaaaaaatttaaccGCAAGTTACAATACTGGAGTCAAGACCGTCAAGACTTtaaatgatgattttattgTTCCTTTAAAGAATCAAACGCAAGAGTTTGTTACAAATGGTAAAAAGAATGCCGAgtcatttttgaaagagaCTAGGGATAAGATTGAACCTAAATTAAATAATGCTGCTgctgaattgaatgataaaaaggatgacttgttgaagaacaaTTCAGTTCCCGTGCCAGCTAATTAAATTAATCCCCATTTGAAGTGTATTTCGATTACGGTGATACTGGAACTGGCGTTTAACCCATTTCCAGTcttttatatatttttatAGCTGATCTTTTTATATATCTATCCACCTATCTATCTGTCTTTGTTTAATATTAAAAGTGATACCTACtcaattcttgataatCCATTAAAATCGTTTATACTATAAAACCCTCTATCCTTAACTCCTATTCTTATAACTCAATTTTACATATTCCTATAAACATGTATAAACTAAAACTTGCCCTAACTCCCCTCTTTTGGAAAGGATTTTATATAGTCAATTCCTCCAACGCATTTCGGTACtgtcaattgatgatctttaccaccaccaactaCATTCTCCAATATCTCAATCCCAACATCAACAGTACGTTGAATCGCATCATGTTCCAAAATTAACCCCCCTgaaccaccaccaccacttaCTCCTCctccttttctttgttgctTGAAGTTCTTCACATCATTATAAACATCCTGCTCATTCCTCATATTTGAATGGTCAAGCATCCTCCAATCAAAAGTATCAAAATTCCACAATACCGCCTGCATACCAAATTGTCTTAGAATAGATCTCACTCGATTATCTATGCCACCATAGGGGGGTCTAAACCATTTAGGTAAATGGAACCCCGTTGCATTCATACTCCAAATCAGCCATTCAATTTGAGCAATTATATCTTGATTCGACAATGCTGGAAGAAACTTGTGTGACCATGTATGTGATCCCATTATATGGCCAGCAGAGCTAGCAGATTGGTAAATCTCGGGAAATCGAACAATATTGACTCCCAATGTGAAAAAAGTAGTTTGGGTTTGTGATTTGGCTAATGCATCAAGAAGTTTAGAAGTGTATGGGCTAGGtccatcatcaaaagtttGAGATAACTTAGGACATGTATACACATCATCAAACTCaacacaattgaaacaatcaaatGAGCATGATGCCGGTGATCGCAATGTCATTGCTGAACAACTAGCTTGTGGATGGAGTGGAACAGGGAcaatcttgttgaaatcaatgaagtCCAAGGGGATATATGGCGGATCTAATCCTGGCCATTCATGTAATCCCGTAAAATCAGTCAACCATTGAGGAAATGGTAATTTAGGAGGGTAAATCATGGGTGATGGTGGAAGTTCATATTGTTTGGGAACAGGGGCGGGAGGAATCACATGGGCTGCTTGAGCTTGCGCTTGGGCTCGATCATTAttcagttgttgttgttgttgttgaacatGAAAATCGGGTGTTTGTCCATAAACATAATTATCAAACACTTTACTACTGGAAGAACCACCAGCAGAGCCaccattgttgttattgtagAACCTTGGTGAGATGACTGATGATATTTTGGCACTCAACCTTTTAGAATATTCTGAACAATAGACGAATGATGAGGATAATGTAAAgacgaagatgatgaagtggCCCAACTTCATTCTAACTTTTACTTTGTGAGGTCTAATGTGTGATGTGATGAGTTTGGTTGTTTCATTTATCAAGAAATAATAACAAAGATATGCAAATTCACAAGAATGCAAAAATAATAGGGCTTATAAGTtctatttttcaatgatttttttttttctttttttgcaGCTCTTTCTTGATATGTTATTTTCACAACCACACATGTAAGATCAACGAGTCAATACATTTTTCACCGCTTCTTTCGCTTGATCAACCCAGTAAGATCATTAGCCTTTTTGCCATTAGCATCTGCTCCTTCTGTCAGTTGAAAGACCCTTTTTTCTCCACCATTAGAACCAACAGGAATACTCATTTTTTGCTGCTTTTCTCCAATAAATTCACCATACTTGAACTCATCCATCCTTAGAGTctctttgaaaaatgcaGGAATTTGAACTTGAGTCAAgtattcaacatcaatcaatttgtcaaaattaATCAGTTTTATTACATTGTTAATAAACTGTTTATACTGATGAACAGTAATCACAATCACATTctccttctcttcttctttattaTAATCATTAGACCCATTTTGTGTGTGGTTGTCTGTTTTACTACAACCTATCAATCCAACACAATCGCCTAGTCTAAACTCTTGTCTATACCCCAACTCTTGATAAAATCGATCAATGTTTACATTAAAATATcgattttcaacaattaaaTGTTCTAAAAACCGACCTTTTGGATCGTCGGGAAAAAGTGGGATATTATAAACCGCCAAATTAAGTTTCCCAGTCACATATTCACTGGCTCCTTTAGTTTCTTTAGTGTGATTGTTACCAAAGATATGTccaattgaccaatttgGTAAACTAGTaataaatttcttcatGGCAATTTCATCCGATCCAGGAATGATTAATCTCTTCACTGGCCATTTGGTTCCACAAATAGattcaattatttttaACCACCAGCTAAGCAATACTTGTCCATTAGACAAATGCttgtatttgtttttcGATGAATTGGGGAACATGTATTGTGGTGCTGTTTTAGTGAATAAACAaatgtttgaattgatgtGGGGTGGCAATTTGCGGAGTCGATTAGGTTTTGAGTTGTGTTGCAGGTGAGCGTTGTTGCTGTAGTATGTTAGGGTATCAAAATGGTTGGGATCGGTTGATAATTTCGTttgtaatttatcaattaaTGCCAAAGTTTCGTTGACATAAGTAGCACCTTCCTTCTTCCTCTGTCCATTCGTCTcctccttttctttttgttgctCGTCCGACAGTCTCTCTTTAATATTATATCTTCCAAcatcataatcaacaatacaTCGCAACACCAGCTCAACAATATCTCCTACACGATaagtcaatttcttcaatccaGTAGTGTCACACTTGGATACAAATATGTACTGATCGACATGAGTAGGATATATTTGTAAATAAACAAACACTTCAATCCCTAATATAATGACGTCTTGGTTAATTAAACAGAAAAAATGTCGTATTTTGATCGTATTTGGTCGATTACTACATGATTTGGGGATGTttattggtgatttgatgtaaattggttttgattgGATAtagatgaatttgaataattcaTTTTGTGGTAGATGTCGAGCTAGAACTGATTCAAGTGACATTAGCCAGTGAAATTGTTATGAGTTTTGCTTTAAGGTGGCTATGAAtaattttccaaatttgattttattaATGTTACGCGTCAGAATAATATTCAGTGTCGCAAATTCTGAACGTGACGTGAATCAAATGACTGTCGCATCAGCATTCACCGTAGTATTGTTTTACGACAATAAGATTGAGATATCATCGGAGTTTACACAATGAAATGTACATGAACAATAGACATCGTGTATTCGACGGAGATACAAAAAAACGTTAATCTCTTTCACAAAAGTTACAAGGATTTCAAATGTAAATGTAGATGTGTACTTGAGCTGATCCAGTGGAAACCCAAGAGGAGCCGAAGAGTTACAGACTGCCCATTGATCTCGGTTTATGGATGGAAACTCTAGTATTTGGTACCCCTGGTCTAAATACGATGATCAAAATCCATCAGCAAACAACTAAACTGATACTAAAGAGGCGGTTTTATCAAACGATGTCAACTTAAAGTACTATCCGTTACGCATAAGGCACTTTGGCCTATCTAAATTGGGGTTGAGTCATACGATGAATTGCAGACCATAGTACCCCCAAATTTAGTTTCGATCCTTTTAGTAGAATCCCTAGTAGCTTTGTCACGAGATTGATAGTTTTGCTTTTCCACTAAATCATTACATTGAACTTGGTTGAGTtgttttactttttttaaGCTGAGAGCAATGTTAATATCGTGAGATTGCTGCCCCACTATTTACATGAAAAGGCATATACCAAACGGCTTTCGTTGTTTAAAGCTTAAACAAAACGGGTAGACTATTGTAaactttgataatgaaaataatttCCTATTTTAGTAGTTAATAAGTGGAAAACTAAAGTTTGAGgtttttaaatttctttttgtttatgaGTTTTTGTATGATCAGCACTAATTTTAACTTAGTATTGCTTTTAAAGAAAAGGGACACTGGTAATTGAGAGAATGAAACACCCATTCGAAGCGATACTACCCTATACAACTGACACTAATACACTGAGTTAGTCCCGTTCTATTTACATATAATTCAGTTAAATACCGTACAACCGATGACGTTGGGAAAAAGCCAAGtaaaattcttttgaatgattgATTTACTGCGGTAGGGGTTCTTTTTGGTATATTATATACAGGAACTAAAAACCTTATAACAATTCTAGAAActaaaacaagaaaataacACTCTGTCTTTAAAACCCTGTAACGTTGTGTTAATAGAGTTTGGGAAACAGATCGCCATAATTCTTTGGTAACATATTCAACTACATCGTCATGATACATCTTCTTTGCTGTACAATTGTGCCCTTTTTAAAACCGATGCGTCCCACCTCCCCCTGTTAGTGCATACAAACGAAGAAATTGAGGTGAAGTAGGCGGACTTATACgtaattgaaaacaacacaaactctccaaacacaaacaaaacaaaacaaacttCGACCAGAGAGAGGTTATTGTTTTTACGTTTTCTGTTCGTTATCAATCAATCGACTATTGTAGGCGGAGTTTAGACATTAAAATAAGCGCATACtattttcttctcttcaatCACTTTGTTATCTCTTTAATATGCATGTATGTAGAGTTTATTGACACTTTTGTAGAACATTCACATACAACACATTAGTTAGTTCAAGTAAATGACCAGGAAGTAAGTAAGTAAAAGAAAGATGGACACGAATGATTCGAATGGTTATGAGCAAAGAATAGCTTTACCCCACGACCCCCCTTCTCTATTGTATACCTCTCcattttgtaattcatTCTCCGCAAAAAACTATTTGAGAAACTCCGTAAGACACATTAATAAAATAtgtcattgtttgttttgctgttaattccaattgtttaatatAAGTGAAAAAAGGGGGGGTGGGGGGAGAGCAAAGTAAAATAAATCACTACACTTATTTTAGTGTAATATTAGTAGGAGTTAATGCAATACAACTTAAATTTTGTATAGTATCAATTGTTATAACATTCGTCTATAGAATATTGTCCTATAATACTCCGTTGATCCTTTATACACGACCTTATGTCTCTTTATTCTTCTGTATTTGGGgatattacacaaacacacaATGATGTAATATATTGGTTGCGGAGTTAACCTGTATATAAACTGTTACCCAAAAATTATTCCTTGTCACATACATTATAACATATACACTACACTACACTACATTACAGTAGTATATATTCCCCCAGTTATTTCTAAGTATATATACAACGCAACATTTCACATAACTAACAAACACCAgaacatcaacaaaccaaGAGACCAAATATCCATCCATTTTTGACAACACGCACATTACTCATATTACACACATACCATTACTACCATTACTaccactactactactgctACTACTGCTAAAACAAAAGAGCTTAAAGAcaatacaaacaaaatttttttttgggattttggtttttggattttgcTTTATTATTTGTCTAGATAAGTAAAATCTTtgttatatatatataaagaCAAATTAATAATTTCACAGgcaaaaattaaacaacaCACACATCTATAGGTATAACATTACACTTTGAATACCTATTACTATcgttttcaacaataacaactaTCACCCAACCACAGACGTAGAAAAACACTATTCATTCGCACAAGTGACTAATATACACCAGAAAACACAcaatatttcaatatcacACAGCTGATCTATAAGTACTCCTGATAAGTGTGCTAATATGAACCAATCTTCACTACAAACAAATAGCACACCactgctgatgatgatgatgtctTCACAACTAGATGCAGATGCGGCAGCTAACAGCAACGGATTTGACAACTTTTTGgatattttttcaactgatATGGATTTTGAACAAGCTTATTCAATGTATAATACATTACAACAAAAATCAGCAATTGGTACGtttgaagagttgaatAAAGtgcaaatgttgaattCGCAATATACTACTAATTTACCTACTCCACCACCACATCCACAacatcagcaacagcatTACTCTAGTGTGTCATCTGACTTACCCCAGGATGAATTTGCTGATTCTAGGCAACAGATACTAAATGGAGGACATCAATACATTCAAgaacaaccaaaacaacaacaacagccgCAGCAGCAAAtagaacaacaacaactagaacaacaacaactagaacaacaacaactagaacaacaacaacatcaacatcaacatcaacatcaacatcaacaacaacatcaacaagagGAAGAAAATGACGATTTTGATCATTTCTTCACCAATACTGAGTCAAATGCTCTTGAAAGATTTTTGGATAGTTTAACTAACCCAAAAGCAACTGCTGATCCATtacaattttatcaaaatagTCGATCACCAAAGagtaacaataacaacaatatggaatttgattttaacTTTGAAATGCGTACAATGAATATACCTCCATTTACGaaacaaagtcaaaaaccagcacaacaacaaccgcaacaacaactgcaactgcaacaacaatttcaaaattatcaagCACCACAATTgcatcaaccacaacctTTTTATCCAACAGATACCAATTTCCATGCATCATCGTCTTCACCAATGACCATGTCTACGACTCATTCAAACGTCATGCAGGCAcactttcaacaacaaccacattcacaaccacaacaccaccaacagcaacaattgcaGGACCATGTTGCTCTTAAGAATGAACTAGCTGAAGCTTTCTCAGTGCCAGCAAAATCACCATTTTCTTCACCACCGCTTGAAAAACAAGTTAAAGAAGCAAAACAAGCGGAGCTTAAAGCTACAAGAAAGAGCCAAACAAAGCTGACCAAACTGTCAAAGAAGGATACCAAGACGGAGATAAAACAAGAAAGTATGTCGTTAACTTCCTCATCAAATTCACAGTTAATAACTCCACCTACATCAGGCGACGAAAGCAGGAAAAGACAAGGCATagaagaagacgaagaggaagaagaatacGACTCCGACGATAACACCAACTCCACAACCTCCTCCTCCCCCAAAAGACAACTCAAAAAACGTAGACGTTCAACCAACAAACCCCTCCTATCAATCGAACAAAAACGATTAAACCATTCCCATTCAGAACAAAAACGTCGTCAATTGTGTAAACAAGCATACCAACGATGTCTTGAACAGattattgatttggatgcATTTGCTAAATTACCCGAATTAAATGAAGCTGAACGTAAAACTAAAAGAGCCAGAGTTAATAAAGAAGGATTACCTAACTTATCTAAACATGGCGCTTTAATGAGGATTAGTAATGAGATGACTTTGATTAAACAGTTGAATGATggattgaagaagttgttggaGGGATAATTGGGGATATTGTTGTTAGAAAAATGTAATTTTAGTTCATGGAATGATAGATTATTGTTAGTGTATATATACGAAAATTATTTATGGGAAATACAAAGAGTTAacttttatttattttagACTTTTATAAAGTTGTAGAACTGAATGCTTTGGAGTCATGATTGAGTAAATCCTTTAGTGGCTTTGGTCTTTACTCTTTTATGGTTAAATAATATGCCAAATTGTGTGTCGCATAGAATATGtcaaaaatgacaaagaaatgacaaagaaaagtattttcaacaaaccaaactaagtttgaaaatttcacaTACTACGCGACTCTACTTCAAATCATCCTAAGCTTTGCCAAGCACTTCTTCACTGATAATGCCCTCTAGCCGCGTCGTGATAGATTCAAGTACAGAACCAACACCAACTCCCGAACCACAACAGTCTCATGTTCAACCCCCACCATCCCTAGACTCATTAATCATTGGAACTCAAGATCAAATCACAACATTATCCAAGCACGTACCACTACTCCTACCAAACCACTCCCCTGATCAACCATACGCCGAAACACTACAAAACCTACGTTCCTCATACAACTACACCTATGTAATCAACTGGTTATATAATTTCCGCGGATACTTGAAATTACACCTGGAATTTTTCgatgttgatatttttgaattggaattgttgaattatttTCCTCAAAGCACGTATGATGATGGGTTTAGTAATGTGAGTCCCGCTGGTTCGAGTTCGGTGTTGTTTATAAATAAGTTGAAATCAGCTTTGATTCATTGTTTATTGGGCAATAAACATCCTGAGTTAagttttgaacaagttataagacaaaattttggtATTAGTACTCCATTGGGTGGTGTTGTTGAGGAAGTTATTAAGATCAAAGAGGATGGTGATGATACTGACCAGGATGgaaaacaacagc is from Candida orthopsilosis Co 90-125, chromosome 1 draft sequence and encodes:
- a CDS encoding Ino2 transcriptional activator (likely regulates genes involved in phosphatidylcholine and phosphatidylinositol biosynthesis), translating into MNQSSLQTNSTPSSMMMMSSQLDADAAANSNGFDNFLDIFSTDMDFEQAYSMYNTLQQKSAIGTFEELNKVQMLNSQYTTNLPTPPPHPQHQQQHYSSVSSDLPQDEFADSRQQILNGGHQYIQEQPKQQQQPQQQIEQQQLEQQQLEQQQLEQQQHQHQHQHQHQQQHQQEEENDDFDHFFTNTESNALERFLDSLTNPKATADPLQFYQNSRSPKSNNNNNMEFDFNFEMRTMNIPPFTKQSQKPAQQQPQQQSQSQQQFQNYQAPQLHQPQPFYPTDTNFHASSSSPMTMSTTHSNVMQAHFQQQPHSQPQHHQQQQLQDHVALKNELAEAFSVPAKSPFSSPPLEKQVKEAKQAELKATRKSQTKSTKSSKKDTKTEIKQESMSLTSSSNSQLITPPTSGDESRKRQGIEEDEEEEEYDSDDNTNSTTSSSPKRQLKKRRRSTNKPLLSIEQKRLNHSHSEQKRRQLCKQAYQRCLEQIIDLDAFAKLPELNEAERKTKRARVNKEGLPNLSKHGALMRISNEMTLIKQLNDGLKKLLEG
- a CDS encoding Cda2 chitin deacetylase, with translation MKLGHFIIFVFTLSSSFVYCSEYSKRLSAKISSVISPRFYNNNNGGSAGGSSSSKVFDNYVYGQTPDFHVQQQQQQSNNDRAQAQAQAAHVIPPAPVPKQYELPPSPMIYPPKLPFPQWLTDFTGLHEWPGLDPPYIPLDFIDFNKIVPVPLHPQASCSAMTLRSPASCSFDCFNCVEFDDVYTCPKLSQTFDDGPSPYTSKLLDALAKSQTQTTFFTLGVNIVRFPEIYQSASSAGHIMGSHTWSHKFLPALSNQDIIAQIEWSIWSMNATGFHLPKWFRPPYGGIDNRVRSILRQFGMQAVLWNFDTFDWRMLDHSNMRNEQDVYNDVKNFKQQRKGGGVSGGGGSGGLILEHDAIQRTVDVGIEILENVVGGGKDHQLTVPKCVGGIDYIKSFPKEGS